From Haloplanus sp. GDY1:
CTACGATCTCCACAGCCTCCCGCAGTTCGCGATCATCTGCATCGCAAACAAGGAAGAGGAGCTGTTCAGCCGCGTCGACGACCGCCTCGTGAGTCGGCTGCGCTCCAGCGAACACGTGCGGATGAAGCAGTACCACGACAAGCAGCTGTACGACATCCTGCGTGCTCGGGCGAAGTGGGGGCTCGACGAGAACGTCATCACCGACGACCAGCTCTACCGGATCGCCGACGCAGCCGCCGGCGACGCCCGCCTCGCAATCGGCATCCTCCGAACGGCCGCTGGCAAGGCCGATCGCGAGAATCACGAGCGCATCACCGACGACATCCTCCTGAACGCCGCCGAGGATGCCCGTGCTCAGATTAAGCAGAAGAGTCTCGATTCACTCACTCCCCACCAGCGGGTCGTCTACGACATCGTTCGCGAGCACGGCCCAGTCGGGCCGAGCGAAATCCACGAGCACTACACCGGAGAAGTCGATGACCCACGAACGAAACGGACGGTCCGGTCCTACCTTTCGAAGATGGCCCAGTACAATCTCCTCAAGGCCAAGGGCGCGAGCCGGGATCGAGAATACGCGATCATTGAGTCACCGCCTGTTGCAACAACCACTTAAAATGTTCCAGAACATCGATACACTATGACCACGCTTCCCACACTGTTCGAAACCTTCCTGTCAGAGATCCGCCCGCAGGACGAGCACAATGATGCCTACAAGGAGGGCCACCAAACCCTCCGCGATCACTTGCAGACTGACGAGGACATCGACGAGTTCTACGTTGCAGACTTTCTACAGGGGAGCTACCGTCGGTGGACGGCACTGAGACCTCAGGAAGACGAGAAATCTGACGTTGACGTCGTCTTTGTCTCTGATCTCAGTAGTGACCTTGATACCGACGTAGCGCTGGAGAAATGCGAACCGTTCCTGAAGGAACACTATGAGGGGCAGTGGGAACCGAATGCCCACTCCTACAAAATCGAGGAAGATAAGGTGGAAATCGATCTCGTCCTGACAGCGGCACCCAGCGAGTCAACACGTGAAGCCATCAAATCACTGGGTTCACTGGACGTGGGGACAGCCCTGACTCCGGACGACCTTTCAACGGTGGCTAAGGCCCTCAATATCTCAGCAGATGGTGACGACGAGTGGAAGGACGAACCGCTCAAGATCCCACATCGAGATGAGAACGAGTGGGAGAATACCCATCCGCTCGCGACTATCGCCTTCACTGTAAATAAGAACGATATCACGGATGGTCACTACGTGAACGTCGTCAAGGCCATCAAATGGTGGCGGCGAACGAAGACACCCGAGGTCGAAGGACCGACAAGCTATCCCCTCGAGCACATCGTTGGCCAGTGCTGTCCTGACGATATCAACAGCGTCGCCGAGGGCGTGACAAGGACGCTCGAAGAACTCACACGGCAGTTCAAAACCGAGGCAATGGCTGAGGAAACCCCTACCCTGCCTGCTCACGGTCTCCCGATAACCTCCGAAAATGACGTCCTCAAACAGATCGACGGGAAAGATTTCGCGGAGTTCTACGATGAGGCAGAGGGTGCCGCAGAACTCGCGCGGACAGCACTGGATGAGGAGGACAAAGAAACATCGAGGGAGTACTGGTACCAGCTCTTCGGTGAGCAATTCCCTCCGTTCGGAAGTGACGACGATTCTGACGAGGGAGGGGAGAAAGCCATGTCAGTAGGGTCGTCCTCAAAGGTAGAGGATCCATCGGATCACCAGTTCGCCGAGTCGGACAGCTGATGAGATAAATGCCCCCCTACGAAATTACAGAAGCCGTCGCAGCCATTGCCGAACAGGATGGGGTCACCGTCCTCAAAGACCCATATCGACACGATAGCAACGGACGGTGGATTGTCAAGATCAGGCTTTCTCCAGACGACTTAGAATCCCATCCGCACGTTCCACGCGAGACGGAATGGTATCTCCATCTACGGGATACGTACCCCGCCGGTTCAATTGGGATCTACCCTGCGGATCAAGAAGAAAATACCATTACCGCCACATTCCCACACCAGAAGCTGAACGTGGCCGGGAGCGACGATACCCCGTGGCGACGAGGCGATATCTGTGTTGCCCGCTATGGGCACACCCTCAGTCAAACGGGGGCCACCGGCGAACCCAGCACAAGCCCTGATCGACTCTGTTGGCATATGGACCGAGCATTGCGGTGGTTAAGGAATGCTGCGAAAGGGGAACTCCGGAAACCAGACGAACCGTTTGAAATCCCGGCCTTCGATACGAACTCGGCTTCGGCTACGACTATCGCATTCAATGAGACGCAGGAGTCGTTCTCAGACTGGAGGACAACGTATGGACAATGGGGGACGGT
This genomic window contains:
- a CDS encoding SMODS domain-containing nucleotidyltransferase produces the protein MTTLPTLFETFLSEIRPQDEHNDAYKEGHQTLRDHLQTDEDIDEFYVADFLQGSYRRWTALRPQEDEKSDVDVVFVSDLSSDLDTDVALEKCEPFLKEHYEGQWEPNAHSYKIEEDKVEIDLVLTAAPSESTREAIKSLGSLDVGTALTPDDLSTVAKALNISADGDDEWKDEPLKIPHRDENEWENTHPLATIAFTVNKNDITDGHYVNVVKAIKWWRRTKTPEVEGPTSYPLEHIVGQCCPDDINSVAEGVTRTLEELTRQFKTEAMAEETPTLPAHGLPITSENDVLKQIDGKDFAEFYDEAEGAAELARTALDEEDKETSREYWYQLFGEQFPPFGSDDDSDEGGEKAMSVGSSSKVEDPSDHQFAESDS
- a CDS encoding Cdc6/Cdc18 family protein; its protein translation is MIRDARVLRAGFVPREVEHRDAEVNHLSSVLEPITNGEPADTAIVTGPSGTGKTCISQFVTERLREEVLDVEATYVNCWRNYTRFRTLYQILDDIGATIDIHRQSTPHDELVDRLQQHDGPRTVVILDEVDQLEDPSVIYDLHSLPQFAIICIANKEEELFSRVDDRLVSRLRSSEHVRMKQYHDKQLYDILRARAKWGLDENVITDDQLYRIADAAAGDARLAIGILRTAAGKADRENHERITDDILLNAAEDARAQIKQKSLDSLTPHQRVVYDIVREHGPVGPSEIHEHYTGEVDDPRTKRTVRSYLSKMAQYNLLKAKGASRDREYAIIESPPVATTT